The following coding sequences are from one Triticum dicoccoides isolate Atlit2015 ecotype Zavitan chromosome 4A, WEW_v2.0, whole genome shotgun sequence window:
- the LOC119288476 gene encoding forkhead box protein C1-like — translation MRLEQSLRPAESNPTVPAEIRRSRSCAICRWQLATVIPSVLTPVRRVSRTTHPRAKAHAKLAPPCPRRQPPPTRARGFFPAEASLKQPPPLSAPSASSSHPHQTPRPPPNQTRPPRSSRGSESAGGREMLPMAAPAAADEHQRGRRGRPPRADLLLNCDLPPPAKLFGPLPALHLQRAGRTDEKGNGDGKDSLLRALRLSQSRAREAEEKLAAAAARSGGLAALLVRDAVALSAHRRWVMMLEAENSALRAGGGGGGAAGAEPEEEEEDGAGAARHPVAAAWWVALAVCVGLALGNLLL, via the exons ATGCGTTTGGAACAAAGTCTCCGCCCCGCCGAATCGAACCCAACCGTCCCGGCGGAGATTCGTCGGTCGCGTTCATGCGCCATTTGTCGATGGCAACTTGCCACCGTGATTCCGTCCGTGCTCACTCCTGTCCGTCGTGTGTCGCGCACTACACACCCCCGAGCAAAGGCTCACGCAAAACTGGCTCCTCCGTGCCCGCGGCGGCAACCTCCTCCTACCCGCGCCCGTGGTTTCTTCCCAGCGGAAGCCTCCCTCAAGCAACCGCCCCCCCTATCGGCCCCATCTGCCTCCTCCTCTCATCCGCACCAAACCCCACGCCCCCCACCAAACCAGACCCGGCCGCCGCGCTCCAGTCGAGGGAGCGAGTCTGCGGGCGGGCGGGAGATGCTGCCGatggccgcgcccgccgccgccgacgagcaccagagGGGGCGCCGGGGACGGCCGCCGCGCGCCGATCTGCTCCTCAACTGCGACCTGCCCCCTCCGGCCAAGCTCTTCGGCCCGCTCCCGGCTCTGCACCTGCAGAG GGCGGGCCGGACCGACGAGAAGGGTAACGGCGACGGCAAGGACAGCCTGCTGCGGGCGCTGCGGCTGTCGCAGTCGCGGGcgcgggaggcggaggagaagctgGCCGCCGCGGCCGCGCGCAGCGGAGGCCTCGCGGCGCTGCTCGTGCGCGACGCGGTGGCGCTCTCGGCGCACCGCCGGTGGGTGATGATGCTGGAGGCCGAGAACTCCGCGCTCagggcaggaggaggaggaggaggagccgccggcgcggagcccgaggaggaggaggaggatggcgcGGGGGCCGCCCGGCACCCGGTGGCCGCCGCGTGGTGGGTCGCGCTGGCGGTCTGCGTCGGCCTCGCCCTCGGCAACCTCCTGCTCTGA